The following proteins are encoded in a genomic region of candidate division WOR-3 bacterium:
- a CDS encoding TIM-barrel domain-containing protein codes for MFSIFLLIICGLNWEYKKIPDGLILKLKKEKPTEPRMLKIEVCSENIIHITATQEKSFSIRPSLMVEKTNWEPIGWSLKEKENEFILSTSKVIIKAQKEKGNIAFYDPNGHLILEERKEGKIITPTYVMGEKTYHIQQIFNSSPLEGFYGLGQHQNGIMNYKGYDVDLWQHNIIVAIPFIVSNKNYGILWDNNSRTKFGDIRDFESLSSLKLFDKEGKEGGLSVEFFNTKDFQQLVASRIEKRIEYEFIDLRDTFPKNFNLNEGSVRFSGEIEPQYSGIHKFRLYCSGYTKMWLNDTLLVDSWRQNWLPWIHIIRFSMEKGKRYKIKIEWIPNGGFIGLKYLSPEEEDDKNTWSIYSEVGDQIDYYFIYGENLDEVIQGYRKITGKAPMMPKWAMGLWQSRERYKTQEELLSVVREFRRRRIPLDNIVQDWFYWEEDKWGSHDFDSTRYPDPQGMVWELHNLLHAQIMISVWPKFYVGTEHYEEFKRKGWLYLRNIEKEQKDWVGAGYLSTFYDPYSEEARDLFWKQINEHLFSKGFDAWWLDATEPDIQSNLSMEETCLRMHPTALGSCARYRNTYSLMACKGVYEGQRKTKPNQRVFILTRSAFAGQQRYSAATWSGDVAARWEDLRAQIPAGLNFCLSGIPYWTTDIGGFAVEPRYENAKGETLEEWRELMTRWFQFGTFCPLFRVHGQFPYREIFNVAPDTHPAYKSMLYYDKLRYRLMPYIYSLVGMVTQKDYTIMRALVMDFSYDEKVLNIGDQFMFGPALLINPVTEYKARTRKVYLPKETGWYELKNGKYFKGGETILASAPYSEIPIFVKEGSIIPFGPEIQYSTEKPAEPLILYVYTGKDAKFDLYEDENVNYNYEKDIFSIIPFIYEEKAKTLTIGERKGEFPGMLKERTINIIWVSKKKEVGLDFKRRPDKTIKYNGKSVSIKMNEEN; via the coding sequence GTGTTTAGTATTTTTCTACTTATAATTTGTGGATTAAATTGGGAATATAAAAAAATACCTGATGGGCTCATTCTCAAACTTAAAAAAGAAAAACCTACGGAACCAAGAATGTTGAAAATAGAGGTGTGTTCAGAAAATATTATCCATATTACAGCAACACAAGAAAAGAGTTTCTCAATCAGACCAAGTTTAATGGTTGAGAAAACAAATTGGGAACCCATAGGATGGTCCTTAAAAGAAAAAGAGAATGAATTTATTCTTTCTACTTCTAAGGTTATAATTAAAGCTCAAAAAGAAAAAGGGAATATTGCTTTTTATGATCCAAATGGCCATTTAATTCTCGAAGAAAGAAAAGAAGGTAAAATAATTACACCAACTTATGTTATGGGAGAAAAAACTTATCACATCCAACAAATTTTTAACTCTTCTCCTCTTGAAGGATTTTACGGATTAGGGCAACATCAAAATGGAATTATGAATTATAAAGGTTATGATGTGGACCTCTGGCAACATAATATCATTGTGGCTATTCCGTTCATAGTTTCTAATAAAAATTACGGGATCTTATGGGATAACAATTCGAGAACCAAATTTGGAGACATAAGGGACTTCGAATCACTCTCTTCACTAAAATTATTTGATAAAGAAGGTAAAGAAGGTGGGCTCAGTGTGGAGTTCTTTAATACAAAAGACTTCCAACAATTGGTCGCATCAAGGATTGAGAAAAGAATAGAATATGAATTCATTGATCTTCGCGATACATTTCCAAAGAATTTCAATTTAAACGAAGGGAGTGTTCGCTTTAGTGGAGAGATCGAACCTCAATACTCAGGAATCCATAAATTCAGACTCTACTGTTCGGGGTATACAAAAATGTGGTTGAATGATACTCTATTAGTTGATTCATGGCGACAAAATTGGCTCCCCTGGATACATATAATTAGGTTCTCAATGGAAAAAGGAAAACGTTATAAAATAAAAATAGAGTGGATACCAAATGGAGGTTTTATTGGTTTGAAATATCTTAGCCCAGAAGAGGAAGATGATAAAAACACCTGGTCTATTTACTCAGAGGTTGGGGACCAGATTGACTATTACTTCATCTATGGAGAAAACTTAGACGAAGTTATTCAGGGTTATCGGAAAATTACAGGAAAAGCCCCAATGATGCCCAAATGGGCTATGGGTTTATGGCAATCCCGAGAACGTTACAAAACTCAAGAGGAGTTACTCTCAGTTGTTAGAGAATTTCGAAGGCGAAGAATACCTCTTGATAACATTGTCCAAGATTGGTTCTATTGGGAGGAAGACAAATGGGGTTCCCACGATTTTGATTCTACAAGATATCCAGACCCTCAAGGTATGGTTTGGGAACTTCACAATCTTCTCCACGCTCAAATTATGATATCAGTATGGCCAAAATTTTATGTAGGAACAGAACATTATGAAGAATTCAAGAGAAAAGGATGGCTTTATCTTCGAAATATTGAAAAAGAGCAAAAAGATTGGGTTGGGGCAGGATATCTATCAACATTTTATGATCCTTATAGCGAAGAAGCTCGGGACCTATTCTGGAAACAAATCAATGAGCACTTATTCTCTAAAGGTTTTGATGCTTGGTGGCTAGACGCTACCGAACCTGACATTCAATCAAACCTATCAATGGAAGAAACTTGTCTTAGGATGCACCCCACAGCATTAGGGAGTTGTGCAAGATATAGAAATACATATTCTTTAATGGCTTGTAAAGGAGTTTATGAAGGGCAAAGAAAAACCAAACCAAATCAGAGAGTTTTTATCTTGACTCGTTCAGCTTTCGCTGGACAACAACGCTACTCAGCAGCCACATGGAGTGGAGATGTTGCTGCAAGATGGGAAGATCTTCGAGCCCAAATTCCTGCAGGGTTAAATTTTTGTCTCTCAGGTATCCCATACTGGACAACTGATATAGGAGGATTTGCCGTTGAACCTCGTTACGAGAATGCAAAAGGAGAGACTCTTGAGGAATGGCGAGAGTTAATGACAAGATGGTTCCAATTTGGTACATTTTGCCCTTTATTCCGAGTACATGGACAATTCCCTTATAGAGAAATTTTTAACGTAGCTCCTGATACTCATCCAGCATATAAATCAATGTTATATTACGATAAATTACGTTATAGATTAATGCCCTATATCTATTCCTTGGTTGGAATGGTTACCCAAAAAGATTACACAATAATGCGGGCTCTGGTTATGGATTTTTCCTATGATGAGAAGGTATTAAATATCGGAGACCAATTTATGTTTGGACCTGCTCTTTTAATAAATCCTGTAACTGAGTATAAAGCAAGAACCCGTAAGGTTTATCTACCAAAAGAAACTGGTTGGTATGAGCTAAAAAACGGTAAATATTTTAAAGGCGGAGAAACAATTCTGGCTTCTGCACCTTACTCAGAGATACCAATTTTCGTAAAGGAAGGTTCAATCATTCCATTCGGTCCAGAAATCCAGTACTCAACTGAAAAACCTGCAGAACCTCTAATTTTATATGTTTACACAGGAAAAGATGCAAAATTTGATCTATATGAAGATGAAAATGTAAATTATAATTATGAAAAAGATATTTTTTCTATAATACCTTTCATTTACGAAGAGAAGGCAAAAACATTAACAATAGGAGAAAGAAAAGGAGAATTTCCAGGGATGCTAAAAGAAAGGACAATCAATATCATATGGGTTTCCAAGAAAAAAGAAGTAGGGTTGGATTTCAAGCGAAGACCAGATAAAACGATAAAATATAATGGTAAATCAGTATCTATAAAAATGAATGAAGAAAATTAG
- a CDS encoding PorV/PorQ family protein, producing the protein MRKFMKFLIILILIIPNKVLAIKKLAQTGFKFLDVCVGARPGAMGEAYTVISDDANAIFHNPAGMAQMENRNFDFIISRTAWFANIAYNAIGIAINGRNWGNFGFSLIPSPDYGEIIGTIVSETNEKGYEVTGPLEVSTFSFGLAYARKFTDKFMIGGHIKYAYQHLGSTRMLNKETDSIFIQENETYTMAYDLGTIFYPGFKSFRFGMSVRNFSPSVKYEVYDFQLPLTFKIAIGMDLLDLFGEHPGRSFLLAIDAVHSRDYSERIQIGGEYSIGILKLRAGYKFNYDEEKVCLGFGINTGNIKLDFSYSEFRYLNSAERVTLGLSF; encoded by the coding sequence ATGAGAAAGTTTATGAAATTTTTAATAATATTAATTCTAATAATACCCAATAAGGTTCTTGCAATTAAAAAGTTAGCTCAGACAGGCTTTAAGTTTCTTGACGTTTGTGTTGGAGCAAGACCTGGTGCAATGGGGGAAGCTTATACTGTTATTTCCGATGACGCTAATGCAATTTTCCATAACCCTGCGGGAATGGCACAAATGGAAAACCGAAATTTTGACTTTATAATTTCAAGAACCGCATGGTTTGCTAATATAGCCTATAATGCAATTGGTATAGCTATAAATGGCAGAAATTGGGGAAATTTCGGTTTTAGTCTTATCCCTTCTCCAGACTACGGAGAAATTATTGGAACTATTGTTTCGGAAACAAACGAAAAAGGATATGAAGTAACCGGCCCCCTGGAAGTAAGCACCTTTTCTTTCGGTTTGGCGTATGCCCGGAAATTTACAGATAAATTTATGATAGGTGGGCATATTAAATATGCGTATCAACACCTTGGCTCCACCCGAATGCTAAACAAAGAAACAGACTCAATATTCATCCAAGAAAATGAAACGTATACAATGGCTTATGACCTCGGCACAATCTTTTATCCTGGATTTAAAAGTTTTAGATTTGGAATGTCTGTCCGAAATTTTTCTCCATCAGTTAAATATGAAGTTTATGATTTCCAACTCCCGCTCACATTTAAGATAGCTATTGGTATGGACTTACTCGACCTATTTGGAGAGCACCCTGGTAGATCATTTCTTTTAGCTATTGATGCTGTTCATTCAAGAGATTATTCTGAAAGAATACAGATTGGAGGAGAATATTCTATAGGAATTCTAAAGCTAAGAGCAGGTTATAAATTTAATTATGACGAAGAAAAAGTTTGTCTTGGTTTCGGGATAAATACGGGTAATATTAAACTTGACTTTTCATATAGTGAATTTAGATACTTAAACTCTGCGGAAAGGGTAACGCTTGGGCTTTCATTTTAA
- a CDS encoding TonB-dependent receptor, with translation MKRSVFISRWVGVVGLVFLFLFLSPQAQAGITGKIIGVVIDAEKGVPLIGAHVIIEGTSMGAASDENGFFFIMNVPPGIYSIQARMMGYESVTKTRIEVTADHTTQIKFELKPTVLPSEGITVRAEAEVIKMDISSSTISAKREEIEAVPLVTDISEYINLQSGVENWKVRGGGMDQTAFMVDGLMLVDNRSNSMLMTPNISTIKELNILKGGFNAEYGNVRSGVINIVTKEPSFEKYEGTFNFRYAPPQMKHRGPSVFNPKNVLLRPYLDTTTLPKSGKNVAFHGYKAWLEEYGQKAGQDTIYKYLRSKWEGWNTYGPAHGMTPQQAYEEFMWTHCVEGTSDLIPEDYHGHPRDRTYGDEPDWNVDGSFGGPLPIIGKHLGNLTFLASYRTDYQQFGLPVNQGQEFYHEWNASLKITSFLTKNMKLSLEGMKEVIYTLGAYATGEKAGGSVGILGGGSYGKGDPGGFFMSGKDVFNKESSEYVDGEWGLSTIYYPCAFSPAVIDKDMQGISIDHSLNQSTFYTLRFTRIISENKCNGVFGVDTNQSWFERLMDPGVEPLPKRDTLTKYTLPSGVEVTESPFGYTYKELKSADNAVMGGNGACAIDLSNVVTYNLKFDITSQLNKYNEIKAGFVFNYDDMYTYAEKNFPGYGGGERWVIEWDHQPIRGGAYIQDKLEFEGFIANIGLRMDYNNPNCKWPFKERFPQIFTAQLKDTLRSSNPPPEVMTPVQAQMQWSPRIGISHPISENAKLYFNYGHFYSMASSKDMYLMHFGKPGDPMAALGNPSASMPRTIAYELGADFNIIGMFWAHLAGYYKDVDRQTAWVRYESYYGDINYATVENTNYEDIRGFEFRFEKRFGNIKGWINYDYMVKTWGTVGREVYYEDPIKNQKEGLRDPIEAVSRPQPRMNAFIQFSSPKEWGIIFGSFDLSFLYEWKAGFWETWDPLRTGLPRFQYNLQWQPWRTLNAKLAKSISFASLNISIFAEVENLLDWRYLDPNGFKGGKDDKGDYLRSLKLKIYEDPVFEGKEEYEPGNDKVGDLCSEKKPYINDPNVTFLAFHDPRRISFGLKMDF, from the coding sequence ATGAAGAGAAGTGTTTTTATTTCTAGATGGGTTGGAGTTGTAGGACTTGTCTTTTTGTTCTTATTTCTTTCCCCACAAGCACAAGCAGGAATTACGGGAAAGATTATTGGGGTTGTAATAGATGCGGAAAAAGGCGTTCCTCTAATAGGAGCTCATGTAATAATTGAAGGAACTAGTATGGGTGCTGCGAGTGACGAAAATGGTTTTTTCTTCATTATGAATGTTCCACCTGGCATTTACAGTATTCAAGCACGTATGATGGGCTACGAAAGTGTGACAAAAACAAGGATTGAAGTAACTGCAGACCATACAACTCAAATCAAATTTGAACTTAAACCTACCGTTCTTCCCTCAGAGGGGATCACCGTAAGAGCCGAAGCAGAAGTGATAAAAATGGACATTTCTTCTAGCACGATCAGTGCAAAAAGAGAAGAAATAGAAGCGGTTCCATTGGTAACAGATATAAGCGAGTATATAAATCTGCAATCTGGAGTAGAGAACTGGAAAGTTAGGGGAGGAGGAATGGACCAAACTGCATTCATGGTAGATGGTCTTATGCTTGTGGATAACCGCTCTAATTCTATGCTGATGACTCCCAATATTTCTACTATTAAAGAACTAAATATTTTAAAAGGGGGATTCAATGCTGAATACGGGAATGTCCGTTCGGGGGTTATTAATATTGTAACTAAAGAGCCTTCTTTTGAAAAATATGAAGGAACCTTCAATTTTAGATATGCCCCACCACAAATGAAACATAGAGGACCTTCTGTATTCAATCCTAAAAACGTTTTACTTAGACCTTATCTGGATACCACCACTCTTCCTAAAAGTGGGAAAAACGTCGCATTCCATGGATATAAAGCTTGGCTTGAGGAATATGGACAAAAAGCTGGGCAAGATACGATTTACAAATATCTTAGGAGCAAATGGGAAGGATGGAATACTTATGGACCTGCACATGGCATGACTCCACAACAGGCTTATGAAGAATTTATGTGGACTCATTGTGTAGAAGGAACCTCAGATTTAATCCCAGAGGATTATCATGGGCATCCGAGAGATAGAACTTACGGAGACGAACCTGACTGGAATGTAGATGGCTCCTTTGGAGGACCTTTGCCAATTATAGGGAAACATTTAGGCAATCTTACTTTTCTTGCTTCTTACCGAACTGATTACCAACAATTTGGACTTCCTGTGAATCAAGGCCAAGAATTTTATCATGAGTGGAACGCTAGTTTAAAAATTACATCTTTTTTAACTAAAAATATGAAACTTTCATTAGAAGGAATGAAAGAAGTAATTTATACTTTAGGTGCTTATGCAACTGGAGAAAAAGCAGGAGGAAGCGTTGGGATTTTAGGAGGCGGTTCTTATGGTAAAGGAGATCCTGGGGGCTTTTTTATGAGCGGTAAAGATGTGTTCAATAAAGAAAGTTCAGAATATGTAGATGGAGAATGGGGACTTAGCACTATTTATTACCCCTGTGCCTTTTCTCCTGCTGTTATTGATAAAGATATGCAAGGAATTTCTATCGACCATTCTCTAAACCAAAGCACTTTTTATACCTTGAGATTCACTCGAATTATTTCCGAAAACAAGTGTAATGGCGTTTTTGGTGTAGACACAAATCAAAGTTGGTTTGAAAGGCTTATGGATCCTGGAGTAGAACCTCTTCCTAAAAGAGATACTCTTACTAAATACACTCTTCCAAGTGGGGTCGAAGTAACAGAATCTCCTTTTGGTTACACTTATAAAGAACTAAAATCAGCTGACAACGCAGTTATGGGTGGAAATGGAGCTTGTGCAATTGACCTTTCTAACGTTGTAACTTATAATTTAAAGTTTGATATTACAAGTCAATTAAACAAATATAATGAAATAAAAGCCGGTTTTGTTTTTAACTATGATGATATGTATACTTATGCAGAAAAGAACTTTCCTGGATATGGAGGTGGCGAACGTTGGGTTATTGAGTGGGATCATCAACCAATAAGAGGAGGAGCTTACATTCAAGACAAGCTTGAATTTGAAGGATTCATTGCAAATATTGGTCTTAGAATGGATTACAATAATCCTAATTGCAAGTGGCCATTTAAGGAACGCTTCCCACAAATCTTTACAGCTCAACTTAAAGATACATTAAGATCAAGCAATCCTCCTCCTGAAGTAATGACACCAGTCCAGGCTCAAATGCAATGGAGTCCAAGAATTGGAATCTCACATCCAATTTCAGAGAATGCGAAATTGTATTTTAACTATGGTCATTTCTATTCAATGGCTTCTTCCAAAGATATGTATTTAATGCATTTTGGGAAACCAGGAGATCCTATGGCGGCGTTGGGGAATCCTTCTGCTAGTATGCCGAGAACCATTGCTTACGAATTAGGCGCCGATTTTAATATAATTGGAATGTTCTGGGCTCACCTTGCAGGGTATTACAAAGATGTAGATAGACAGACTGCTTGGGTTAGATACGAAAGTTACTATGGAGATATAAATTATGCAACTGTAGAGAACACAAATTATGAGGATATTAGAGGCTTTGAGTTCAGATTTGAGAAACGTTTTGGAAATATAAAAGGTTGGATAAATTACGACTATATGGTAAAAACTTGGGGAACTGTTGGAAGAGAAGTTTATTATGAAGACCCAATAAAAAATCAAAAGGAAGGCCTTCGAGATCCAATAGAAGCTGTTTCTAGACCTCAGCCAAGAATGAATGCTTTCATCCAATTTTCTTCTCCTAAGGAATGGGGGATTATCTTTGGAAGCTTTGATCTTTCTTTCCTTTATGAATGGAAAGCTGGTTTTTGGGAAACATGGGATCCTTTAAGAACCGGATTACCAAGATTCCAATATAATCTACAATGGCAACCCTGGAGAACATTAAATGCCAAACTTGCTAAGAGTATTTCTTTTGCGAGTTTAAATATAAGTATATTTGCAGAAGTGGAGAATCTCCTCGATTGGAGATACCTAGATCCTAACGGTTTCAAAGGGGGAAAAGATGATAAAGGAGACTACTTAAGATCTCTAAAATTAAAGATTTATGAAGATCCAGTTTTTGAAGGCAAAGAAGAATATGAGCCTGGTAACGATAAGGTTGGAGACCTTTGCAGCGAAAAGAAACCCTATATTAATGATCCAAATGTAACTTTCTTAGCATTTCATGATCCAAGAAGGATTTCTTTCGGGCTTAAGATGGATTTTTAA
- a CDS encoding biotin--[acetyl-CoA-carboxylase] ligase: MPRIIKLEEVDSTNEWAKRNLSKLEDLDSVIAEVQTQGKGRNGKSWFSPKGGLWFSVILTNFNGGIGALSQLCAVSVCEILSKLGVNPKVKWPNDIILKGRKLGGILTEKIKDKFIIGIGLNINLSSSDFPIPLKDVVITMKELLHRDLDTKEIAKNIVISIAKFRNNFEEVYKRYVDLSEDIGRMVKIKDGQETFVGIVVKVQKDGGIRIKSEETEKVFYSGSIFYLD; the protein is encoded by the coding sequence ATGCCAAGAATTATAAAATTGGAAGAAGTTGATTCTACAAATGAGTGGGCGAAAAGGAATCTTTCTAAATTGGAAGATTTGGATAGTGTAATTGCAGAGGTGCAAACTCAAGGGAAAGGGAGAAATGGAAAGAGTTGGTTTTCTCCAAAAGGGGGATTGTGGTTTTCTGTGATTCTTACTAATTTTAATGGAGGAATTGGGGCTCTTTCTCAACTTTGTGCTGTTAGTGTTTGTGAAATTTTGAGTAAGTTAGGGGTAAATCCAAAAGTGAAATGGCCTAATGATATTATTTTGAAGGGTAGAAAATTGGGGGGAATTCTTACAGAAAAAATAAAAGATAAATTCATAATAGGGATTGGCCTAAATATTAATCTAAGCAGTTCGGATTTTCCCATTCCTCTTAAAGATGTTGTGATAACAATGAAGGAATTGTTGCATAGAGATCTTGATACAAAAGAGATTGCGAAGAATATAGTAATAAGTATAGCAAAATTTAGAAATAATTTTGAAGAGGTTTATAAAAGATATGTGGATCTTAGTGAAGATATTGGAAGAATGGTGAAAATCAAAGATGGGCAGGAGACTTTTGTAGGGATAGTTGTGAAGGTTCAGAAGGATGGGGGAATAAGGATAAAAAGTGAGGAAACCGAGAAAGTTTTTTATTCTGGAAGCATTTTTTATTTAGATTGA
- a CDS encoding efflux RND transporter periplasmic adaptor subunit — protein sequence MKKLLIFFFLILFCENNKTKIYSGVFTAENYLLRSEVGGKILSIYFEEGDKVEKGDTIALIDNREIKFIIESMEYKVKGLKIQLENLNEDLRKAEKLFRNSAISEIEFERVKRSRDLVATELKGTIASLEAQKENLKKFFIISPVDGYISSKYLKVGEVVIPGTPIFEVQDPSLIYLNIYVTEEDLPKVSIGDEVKIKVDAFPEDIFKGKVSFISEKAEFTPKNIQTKEDRTLLVYRVKITVENPEGKIKSGIYGDAFFY from the coding sequence ATGAAGAAGTTATTGATTTTCTTTTTCTTAATTCTCTTTTGCGAAAACAATAAAACCAAAATTTACTCAGGGGTTTTTACTGCTGAGAATTATTTGTTGAGATCAGAAGTTGGAGGGAAAATTTTGTCTATTTATTTTGAAGAAGGAGATAAAGTAGAAAAGGGAGATACAATCGCTCTAATAGATAATAGAGAAATAAAGTTTATCATAGAATCTATGGAATATAAAGTTAAGGGTCTTAAAATTCAACTTGAGAACTTAAACGAAGATTTAAGAAAGGCGGAAAAGCTTTTTAGAAATTCTGCAATTTCAGAAATAGAATTTGAGAGGGTTAAAAGGAGTAGGGATCTTGTAGCTACTGAACTTAAAGGGACAATTGCTTCTCTAGAGGCGCAAAAAGAAAATTTGAAAAAATTTTTTATAATTTCTCCAGTAGATGGATATATTAGCTCAAAATATTTGAAGGTTGGAGAAGTAGTAATTCCTGGAACTCCTATTTTTGAAGTGCAGGATCCTTCTTTGATTTATCTCAATATATATGTTACTGAAGAGGACTTACCCAAAGTTTCTATTGGAGATGAAGTTAAAATTAAAGTGGATGCATTCCCAGAGGATATTTTTAAGGGGAAAGTTTCTTTTATTTCAGAAAAAGCTGAATTCACACCAAAAAATATTCAAACAAAGGAAGATAGGACTTTGCTTGTTTATCGAGTGAAAATCACTGTAGAAAATCCAGAAGGAAAAATAAAAAGCGGAATATACGGAGATGCTTTCTTCTATTGA
- a CDS encoding ABC transporter ATP-binding protein produces MLSSIDFVVQTFDLSRNFGKIKAVDKLNFSVRRGEIFGFLGPNGAGKTTTIRMLCGILEPSSGTAKVCGFDILKETELLKPRIGYVSQRFSLYQDLTVYENLYFYANIYDIFGEKAKEIIEEMIELAGLKGRENTISYYLSEGLKQRLALVCALVHNPELLILDEPTVGVDPITRKEFWDTLRKLADKGKTLIVSTHLLDEAYKCDSLGFMHLGKLVAYGTPKELTRGGKESLEETFVRLVKNA; encoded by the coding sequence ATGCTTTCTTCTATTGATTTTGTTGTTCAAACATTTGATCTTTCAAGAAATTTTGGGAAAATAAAAGCCGTAGATAAGCTTAATTTTTCTGTTAGAAGAGGAGAAATTTTCGGTTTTCTTGGTCCAAATGGTGCAGGGAAAACAACTACAATTAGGATGCTTTGTGGGATTCTTGAGCCTTCTTCTGGAACAGCTAAAGTTTGTGGTTTTGATATTTTGAAAGAAACAGAACTCTTGAAGCCACGTATTGGATACGTTTCCCAACGATTTAGTCTTTATCAAGATCTTACGGTGTACGAAAATCTTTATTTTTATGCCAACATATATGATATTTTTGGAGAAAAAGCCAAGGAGATAATAGAGGAGATGATAGAGCTTGCTGGACTTAAAGGAAGAGAGAACACAATTTCTTATTATCTTTCAGAGGGGTTAAAGCAAAGATTAGCTCTTGTGTGTGCTCTTGTTCATAATCCTGAGCTTCTTATCCTTGATGAGCCAACAGTGGGAGTTGATCCTATTACCCGAAAAGAGTTTTGGGATACATTGAGAAAACTTGCGGATAAGGGAAAAACCTTGATAGTTTCAACCCATCTTTTAGACGAAGCTTATAAGTGTGATTCTCTTGGCTTTATGCATCTTGGTAAACTGGTTGCTTATGGGACGCCTAAGGAACTTACAAGAGGAGGAAAAGAATCCCTTGAAGAGACATTTGTAAGGCTTGTGAAAAATGCGTAA
- a CDS encoding ABC transporter permease produces MRKIWMIIWKEMIHLKRDKRSMIIVFVLPLSMIILYGYAISFDLKGIPTGVVCFDRSPFICDLIFSLSASLYFKIINFDSPEKLYEALKGGRIKCGFIFPPNFSKDRISKGFGEVQVLIDSSDGNLGKKIQDTIQRFFMKSEINIRFLYNPELKSRNFIIPGLMVVLMTLLSVVIMTRSIVGEKERGSFEMLSSTPLKSNTIIFGKIIPYGFIAFINVFIVTGFSFVIFRIPFRGSLLALAFYSLIFLFPTLSIGAMISSYAKTELTALLASYLYTMLPSIILSGFIFPIENMPKWLQPITFFIPATHFLKIVRGIFLKGINFFPNESIALFSLGIFYFIFTIRGVRRKVN; encoded by the coding sequence ATGCGTAAGATTTGGATGATAATTTGGAAAGAAATGATTCATTTAAAAAGAGATAAGCGGTCAATGATAATTGTTTTTGTTCTACCTTTATCTATGATAATTTTATATGGGTATGCGATTTCCTTTGATCTTAAGGGGATTCCTACAGGGGTTGTGTGTTTTGATAGATCACCTTTCATTTGTGATCTTATTTTTTCGCTTTCTGCATCTCTTTATTTTAAAATTATTAACTTTGATTCTCCGGAGAAGTTATATGAAGCCTTAAAAGGAGGAAGAATTAAATGTGGATTTATTTTCCCTCCTAATTTTTCTAAAGATAGAATTTCGAAAGGTTTTGGAGAAGTCCAAGTTTTAATAGATAGTAGTGATGGGAATTTGGGTAAAAAAATCCAGGATACAATACAACGGTTTTTTATGAAATCAGAAATAAATATTCGTTTTCTTTATAATCCCGAGCTTAAGAGCAGGAATTTTATTATTCCTGGTCTTATGGTTGTTCTTATGACATTATTAAGCGTTGTAATTATGACTCGGTCTATTGTTGGAGAGAAAGAAAGAGGAAGCTTCGAGATGTTAAGTTCAACTCCTTTAAAATCTAATACTATAATATTTGGGAAGATAATACCTTATGGATTTATTGCTTTTATTAATGTGTTTATTGTTACAGGATTTTCTTTTGTTATATTTAGGATTCCTTTTAGAGGAAGTCTTTTAGCTCTTGCTTTTTATTCTCTTATTTTTCTGTTTCCCACTCTTTCTATTGGGGCAATGATTTCATCTTATGCAAAGACTGAACTAACAGCACTTCTTGCATCTTATCTCTACACGATGCTTCCCTCAATTATTCTTTCAGGGTTTATTTTTCCAATAGAAAATATGCCAAAGTGGCTACAACCAATAACCTTTTTTATTCCGGCAACCCATTTTTTAAAAATTGTAAGAGGTATTTTCCTTAAAGGGATTAATTTCTTTCCAAATGAATCTATAGCTCTTTTTTCTCTTGGGATTTTTTATTTTATATTTACAATAAGAGGAGTAAGGAGAAAAGTAAATTGA